A genomic window from Leptospiraceae bacterium includes:
- a CDS encoding response regulator, translated as MFRIMCKLTFVYIFLFILFPLFASPIIHLQKNKGKITIGKSIEILEDKTGELSFEEILSDKKSRAFQKSIYEYYNIGFSNSIYWIKITIYNESEQKVERLLELASPSLDYIDFFRLSVNGEPEVVHTGLKKPFNSREIPYQNFVFRLNLEAAQTKTYYMRIQSDSPIQFLLYIWEPESFWIAVKNERFVWGGFFAVMSVMCIYNFFLFIGIRDINYLLYVLLTFFSTLFFMNFTGLGNEYIWTDSIWWIDRGLAVTFGLSMINLLLFTLRFLQIKEYAPRLFKWLNLLISILVVYVISVLVFGQQDFRKLIPSLTILSIISSILAGIISLLKDYKPAGFFVLAWLTLLLSIILITLQRLGVLPINFITEYSLYIGMILQAVLFSIALAKRIEVLKKEKEEAFFRLSTLDKMKDEFLSNTSHELRTPLNGIIGIAESLVDGIAGELNESAKNNLFIIIHSGKRLSSLVNDILDFNKLKNNEIQLQWKTIRIKDIVDIVFLLSRPLIGSKSIQLLNCIPENIYVRADENRLQQILHNLTGNAIKFTEEGKIEALYLPQDSDKKFYQFAIVDTGIGIPEDKFDAIFLSFEQGDASIERRYGGTGIGLSISRQLLELHGGKIHVESKLKEGSKFIFSLIAAKPEDGSETEKYIENVEYRELSITDILRKKDIVKIEGNVAKILIVDDEIVNLQVIENQLSLHGFIVYKSSSGEEALRMIPEIQPDLILLDIMMPRLSGYEVCRKLRQIYKPNELPIIFLSAKSQMEAIIHGFEQGGNDYMIKPFNKDELRQRVTTHIHLTKVFKMTNQFFPEEYLKFLSLSSVLDIQLGKYIKKDMSIMFIDIRSYTSISEKMNIEENFTFINQFLEYITPAIRNNEGLVNQYLGDGLMIIFPGAVETGVHSAISVLEGIRLFNKKLEEEGKEAIRVGIGINYGEVAFGIIGSKYRKSGNVISDTVNLAARMEGLTKFYDCTVIISEYIYTKILNKSLYPIRYLDKVRAKGKTKPVKIYELITGGDPAMEQQKLDTMRDYDKGIQFYLEGEYDEALKVFKELNTSPKKDRLIEIYQERIAEIIQKGIPKDWDGSFEHHTK; from the coding sequence ATGTTCAGAATAATGTGTAAACTTACTTTCGTTTATATTTTTCTTTTTATACTATTTCCTCTATTTGCTTCACCGATAATTCATCTACAAAAAAATAAGGGGAAAATAACCATTGGAAAATCAATCGAGATACTGGAAGATAAAACCGGGGAATTAAGTTTTGAGGAAATTCTAAGTGATAAAAAAAGTAGAGCATTTCAAAAAAGTATATATGAATATTATAATATAGGTTTTTCTAATTCTATTTATTGGATAAAAATTACTATCTACAATGAAAGCGAACAAAAAGTTGAACGTCTATTGGAATTAGCGTCTCCATCTTTAGATTATATTGATTTTTTCCGTCTCTCCGTAAATGGAGAACCTGAGGTTGTGCACACCGGTTTAAAGAAGCCTTTTAATAGTCGAGAAATTCCTTATCAAAATTTTGTATTTCGTTTGAACCTGGAAGCAGCTCAAACGAAAACCTATTATATGAGAATTCAATCAGATAGTCCTATACAATTTCTTTTGTATATCTGGGAACCTGAGAGTTTTTGGATTGCCGTTAAGAATGAACGTTTTGTCTGGGGCGGATTTTTTGCTGTGATGTCTGTAATGTGCATTTATAATTTTTTTCTTTTTATCGGTATAAGGGATATAAATTACTTACTCTATGTATTACTCACATTTTTTTCCACCTTGTTTTTTATGAATTTTACCGGATTGGGTAATGAATATATTTGGACGGATTCTATCTGGTGGATTGACAGGGGACTCGCTGTGACCTTCGGTTTGAGTATGATAAACCTGCTTCTCTTCACTCTTCGTTTTTTACAAATAAAAGAATATGCACCAAGATTATTTAAATGGTTGAATCTCTTAATTAGTATTTTAGTAGTTTACGTTATTTCTGTATTAGTCTTCGGACAACAGGATTTCAGGAAGTTAATTCCTTCCTTAACCATCCTTTCCATAATTAGTTCTATTTTAGCAGGAATTATTTCTCTTTTAAAGGATTATAAGCCTGCCGGTTTTTTTGTTCTTGCCTGGCTAACTTTACTCTTGTCTATCATTCTTATAACTCTGCAACGCCTTGGAGTGTTACCGATTAACTTCATAACGGAATATTCGCTATATATAGGTATGATACTTCAAGCAGTACTCTTTTCTATTGCTCTTGCTAAAAGGATTGAGGTATTGAAAAAGGAAAAGGAAGAAGCTTTCTTTCGACTCAGCACCCTGGATAAAATGAAAGATGAGTTTCTTTCTAATACTTCGCACGAACTACGAACCCCTCTAAATGGTATTATTGGCATAGCTGAATCCCTGGTGGATGGTATTGCGGGAGAATTAAATGAATCAGCAAAGAACAATTTGTTTATAATTATTCATAGCGGTAAAAGACTTTCGAGTCTTGTAAATGATATATTAGATTTCAATAAGTTAAAAAACAACGAAATTCAATTACAATGGAAAACTATCAGAATTAAAGATATTGTGGATATAGTATTTCTTTTATCCCGACCTCTTATTGGAAGTAAATCGATTCAGCTTCTGAATTGCATACCGGAAAATATTTATGTGCGAGCAGATGAAAATCGTTTACAACAAATTTTGCATAACCTGACAGGAAATGCAATCAAGTTTACAGAAGAAGGAAAAATCGAAGCTTTATATTTGCCTCAGGATTCAGATAAAAAGTTTTATCAGTTTGCAATAGTCGATACAGGTATCGGAATTCCGGAGGATAAGTTCGATGCAATTTTTTTGTCCTTTGAGCAGGGGGATGCTTCTATAGAAAGAAGATATGGTGGAACCGGTATAGGCTTATCTATTAGCAGGCAACTACTGGAACTTCATGGAGGAAAAATTCATGTAGAATCGAAGTTAAAAGAAGGATCTAAATTTATTTTTTCTTTGATAGCTGCAAAGCCGGAGGATGGTTCGGAAACCGAAAAATATATAGAAAATGTAGAGTATAGGGAACTATCAATAACTGATATATTACGAAAAAAAGATATAGTAAAAATAGAAGGTAATGTGGCTAAAATTTTGATTGTAGACGATGAAATTGTCAATCTACAGGTCATCGAAAACCAACTTTCTTTACATGGTTTTATTGTATATAAATCGAGTAGTGGAGAAGAGGCTTTAAGGATGATACCTGAAATTCAACCGGATTTAATTCTTTTGGACATAATGATGCCTCGCCTTTCCGGGTATGAAGTTTGCCGAAAATTACGGCAGATATATAAACCAAACGAGTTACCGATTATCTTTTTATCTGCGAAGTCTCAAATGGAAGCTATCATCCATGGTTTTGAACAGGGAGGGAATGATTATATGATAAAACCCTTTAATAAAGATGAACTAAGACAACGTGTAACTACCCATATACATTTAACGAAAGTCTTTAAAATGACGAATCAATTTTTTCCTGAGGAGTATTTGAAATTTTTATCACTCTCAAGCGTACTGGATATACAATTGGGAAAATATATTAAGAAAGATATGTCTATCATGTTTATTGATATTCGATCGTATACGAGTATTTCGGAGAAAATGAATATCGAAGAGAATTTTACCTTCATTAATCAATTTCTTGAGTATATCACTCCGGCCATAAGAAATAATGAAGGACTTGTGAATCAGTATTTGGGTGATGGTTTAATGATAATTTTTCCCGGGGCTGTCGAAACGGGAGTTCATTCTGCAATATCGGTCTTAGAAGGTATCCGCTTATTTAATAAGAAATTGGAAGAAGAAGGAAAAGAAGCCATACGTGTTGGAATTGGTATCAACTATGGAGAAGTTGCTTTCGGTATCATTGGGAGTAAATATCGTAAATCTGGCAATGTTATTTCTGATACTGTAAATCTTGCAGCCAGAATGGAAGGTTTGACCAAGTTCTATGATTGTACTGTAATTATTAGTGAATACATATATACTAAAATTTTGAATAAATCCTTATATCCCATTCGTTATTTAGACAAAGTTAGAGCTAAAGGAAAAACAAAACCCGTAAAAATTTATGAACTTATTACAGGTGGAGATCCTGCTATGGAACAGCAAAAACTTGATACTATGCGTGATTATGATAAAGGTATTCAATTCTATTTAGAGGGTGAATATGATGAAGCTCTAAAAGTTTTCAAAGAATTAAATACGTCCCCAAAAAAAGATAGGCTTATAGAAATCTACCAGGAAAGAATTGCTGAGATTATACAAAAGGGTATACCAAAAGATTGGGATGGAAGCTTTGAGCATCATACAAAATAG
- a CDS encoding TRL-like family protein translates to MKTLIFSIILLFFWNCTGVNLMSGVLRWTSNTHPVPDYAGAYAYEIRGGALYYSDTVDGQIGDKVEKATLKGEACSSSILWLISLGDSSIRTARRNAKITKIKFVSHKIEAFFAGYIYQSHCTIVEGE, encoded by the coding sequence ATGAAAACCTTAATTTTTAGTATCATTCTTTTGTTCTTCTGGAATTGTACAGGAGTAAATCTTATGTCAGGGGTCCTGCGCTGGACTTCCAACACCCACCCGGTTCCGGATTATGCGGGTGCCTATGCTTACGAAATCAGAGGAGGAGCCCTGTACTACAGCGATACGGTAGATGGACAAATCGGCGATAAGGTAGAAAAAGCTACACTTAAAGGAGAAGCCTGCTCCAGTTCCATTTTATGGCTAATCAGTCTTGGAGATTCCAGTATTCGAACCGCAAGAAGAAATGCAAAGATTACAAAGATAAAATTTGTATCTCATAAAATTGAAGCTTTCTTTGCCGGCTATATCTACCAGAGTCACTGCACGATTGTCGAAGGAGAATAA
- a CDS encoding TRL-like family protein has protein sequence MKFKSYLFAFLFSIGISHCAIGPTHGLLFTSNSFAGEYNTNNDVEYKKEATGCQKMILGIVSFGDAQAGSVAKANNITRIASIDYSTMSIFTYLYSDFCVIVSGE, from the coding sequence ATGAAATTCAAAAGCTATCTTTTCGCTTTCCTATTTTCTATCGGTATAAGCCACTGTGCAATAGGCCCTACCCATGGCTTACTATTTACTTCCAATTCCTTTGCGGGGGAATATAATACCAACAACGATGTAGAATACAAAAAAGAAGCTACGGGCTGTCAGAAGATGATACTCGGAATCGTATCTTTTGGTGACGCTCAGGCAGGTAGTGTAGCTAAAGCCAATAACATTACCAGAATCGCAAGTATTGATTATTCCACTATGAGCATATTCACATATCTCTATTCGGATTTTTGTGTAATCGTAAGCGGAGAATAA
- a CDS encoding helix-turn-helix transcriptional regulator produces MKLSVYKLEEQTGVSKTHIHRILKGSGKVSLKYYIKIAKILDIKYCFTNVEQIFSEFFKPDEYEIIDSNKKTTKERKKKNEQ; encoded by the coding sequence ATGAAATTATCAGTATACAAACTGGAGGAACAAACAGGAGTTTCTAAAACTCATATCCACCGAATACTGAAAGGAAGCGGAAAAGTTAGCTTAAAATACTACATCAAGATTGCGAAAATACTTGATATAAAATACTGCTTCACTAATGTTGAGCAAATTTTTTCAGAGTTTTTTAAGCCAGATGAATATGAGATAATTGACTCAAACAAAAAAACTACTAAAGAAAGGAAGAAAAAAAATGAACAATGA
- a CDS encoding UbiA family prenyltransferase, producing the protein MTTGVFTSIRDYSKMIKLSHSLFALPFAGLSAVMALSQSNLTLEEALKLLFWIVICMVSARSAAMGFNRYVDREFDKKNERTKVRELPSGKISEKAALAFIIFSSLLFLFGSYMINFKCFLLSFPALFIILFYSLSKRFTFLCHFILGLGIGIAPSGAWIAILDKLELVPALWSFGLMFHIAGFDILYAMQDMDFDRQEGLYSIPAKFGLDTSFWIARLSHLFSFSLLLLAGYYAGLGMFYYIFLGIVAVLFLLEHSMVSREDLSKLPIAFFHINASISIILFLGILLDKGGPLLQKFGLL; encoded by the coding sequence ATGACTACCGGTGTATTCACCTCTATTCGTGATTATAGTAAAATGATCAAACTTTCTCACAGCCTTTTCGCCCTGCCCTTCGCCGGGCTTTCGGCTGTAATGGCTCTAAGCCAATCCAATCTTACTTTAGAAGAAGCTTTAAAACTTTTATTCTGGATTGTTATCTGCATGGTAAGTGCCCGAAGTGCAGCCATGGGCTTTAACCGTTATGTTGACAGGGAATTCGACAAAAAAAATGAAAGAACGAAAGTTCGGGAACTTCCCTCCGGCAAAATCAGTGAAAAAGCAGCCCTCGCCTTTATAATTTTCTCCTCCCTTCTCTTTCTCTTTGGCTCATACATGATAAATTTTAAATGTTTCCTCCTTTCCTTTCCGGCCCTCTTTATCATCCTTTTCTATTCACTCAGTAAACGTTTCACCTTTCTCTGTCATTTCATTCTTGGCCTCGGAATCGGAATTGCTCCCTCCGGTGCCTGGATAGCCATTCTCGACAAGTTAGAGCTGGTACCTGCCCTCTGGTCTTTCGGCCTGATGTTTCATATTGCCGGTTTTGATATTTTATATGCCATGCAGGATATGGACTTCGATAGACAGGAAGGTCTCTACTCGATTCCAGCCAAATTTGGACTCGATACCTCTTTCTGGATTGCCAGATTATCCCACCTCTTCTCCTTCAGCCTGCTTCTACTCGCAGGTTACTATGCCGGACTCGGAATGTTTTACTACATTTTTCTCGGTATTGTTGCCGTATTATTCCTTCTGGAACACTCCATGGTTTCCAGGGAAGATTTGAGTAAACTTCCTATCGCCTTTTTTCATATTAACGCTTCCATTAGTATTATATTATTTCTTGGGATTCTCCTCGATAAGGGCGGTCCTCTTCTACAAAAGTTTGGTCTTCTATGA
- a CDS encoding UbiX family flavin prenyltransferase, producing MKLVIGIAGASGSIYASRFIRALSQVEGTSYLIASPAAIRIFREEYNCRVNNTEELLDYVLSEEKSLHHEFRIRPFKDIGADIASGSNTWKAMVIVPCSMKTVASIHSGITENLIERCADVSLKERRRLILVPRETPYNRIHLRNMLELDEAGAIILPASPGFYQMPKSLDDLGDFIAGRIFNLLELDNTLFPVWKPEV from the coding sequence ATGAAGCTGGTTATAGGTATAGCAGGTGCCAGCGGTTCTATTTATGCAAGCAGATTCATCCGCGCTCTTTCACAGGTAGAAGGCACAAGTTACTTGATAGCCAGCCCGGCTGCTATCCGGATCTTTCGAGAAGAATACAATTGCAGGGTAAATAACACGGAAGAATTACTGGACTACGTTCTGAGTGAAGAAAAATCTCTTCATCACGAATTTCGAATACGTCCTTTTAAAGATATAGGTGCCGACATTGCTTCCGGTTCCAATACCTGGAAAGCCATGGTGATTGTTCCCTGTTCCATGAAAACAGTAGCTTCTATTCATTCCGGGATTACAGAAAACCTGATAGAGCGCTGTGCTGACGTCAGTTTAAAAGAAAGAAGAAGGCTTATTCTCGTTCCGAGAGAAACTCCCTATAATCGGATACATCTCAGGAATATGCTGGAATTAGATGAAGCAGGAGCCATTATCCTACCCGCTTCACCGGGCTTTTACCAGATGCCAAAATCCTTAGATGATCTCGGAGATTTTATAGCCGGAAGAATTTTTAACCTGCTGGAACTGGATAATACTCTCTTCCCAGTTTGGAAACCGGAAGTCTAA
- a CDS encoding GerMN domain-containing protein: MSEKRNIGKNLLAYLFVCFVSLVLVEKSLKPGKIPFFNTTPPSDIPTFSESEIFRKPAPSLFQSDPQNPERISTFSEQVPVSKNKGIYKREYIDVYYLKFYGKGDKTRSYLVRSKRKSRGSLKKDILLALRSLIKGPNEAEQEKGILSTFPGNLKVSRKMSLKNGILYISFNKTFEKGAGPELMKDRLDQLVYTLTSLGVIEGISLHIGNKKLRYLGPHRIQIPAILEKNPRQVIDF, encoded by the coding sequence GTGTCAGAAAAGAGAAACATAGGTAAAAACTTGCTGGCATACCTATTTGTATGTTTTGTAAGCCTGGTTTTAGTAGAGAAGAGCCTGAAGCCCGGGAAAATTCCTTTTTTCAATACGACTCCCCCTTCAGATATACCAACATTTTCGGAATCTGAGATTTTCCGAAAACCTGCCCCTTCTTTATTTCAATCCGATCCTCAAAATCCAGAACGAATTTCTACTTTTTCCGAACAGGTTCCGGTTTCTAAAAATAAGGGAATCTATAAACGAGAATACATTGATGTTTACTATCTTAAATTCTATGGAAAGGGTGATAAGACCCGCTCTTACCTGGTTCGCAGCAAACGGAAAAGTAGAGGAAGTCTTAAAAAGGATATACTTCTAGCTCTTCGTTCCTTAATCAAAGGACCCAATGAAGCAGAACAGGAAAAAGGAATCCTGAGTACCTTTCCGGGAAATTTAAAAGTTTCCAGAAAAATGAGCCTGAAAAATGGTATACTATACATCTCCTTCAATAAAACTTTTGAAAAAGGAGCCGGTCCTGAACTCATGAAAGATAGATTGGATCAACTCGTTTACACCCTGACTTCTTTAGGTGTAATAGAAGGAATATCCCTGCATATCGGCAACAAAAAGCTCCGCTACTTAGGCCCTCATCGGATTCAAATTCCGGCGATTCTAGAAAAGAATCCGAGACAGGTTATCGATTTTTAA